From a region of the Nocardioides ginsengisegetis genome:
- a CDS encoding SRPBCC family protein, with protein MKIAGANTLPFPVAQVWDSILDPRVLVATIPGCERLETTGDHAYAMTVTAGVAAIKGTYAGSCALSDLHEHESLVMHLQGAGAPGTIDATVDVRFSELEPGVTQIAYEADAVVGGMVGGVGQRMLTSVSKRMAGEFFGNVGKEIASPGATVAAPVETTTAASGAPVFTAPAKAAGAGISSQDDFVKGIVVGAGLVLLGVVVGGIFGRRRP; from the coding sequence ATGAAGATCGCCGGCGCCAACACGCTCCCGTTCCCCGTCGCCCAGGTCTGGGACTCGATCCTCGACCCGCGCGTCCTCGTCGCCACGATCCCCGGCTGCGAGCGGCTCGAGACCACCGGCGACCACGCCTACGCCATGACGGTCACCGCCGGCGTGGCCGCGATCAAGGGCACGTACGCCGGCTCCTGCGCGCTGTCGGACCTGCACGAGCACGAGTCGCTCGTGATGCACCTGCAGGGCGCCGGCGCACCGGGCACCATCGACGCGACGGTCGACGTACGCTTCAGCGAGCTCGAGCCGGGGGTCACCCAGATCGCCTACGAGGCGGACGCCGTCGTCGGCGGCATGGTCGGCGGCGTCGGCCAGCGGATGCTGACCAGCGTCTCCAAGCGGATGGCCGGGGAGTTCTTCGGCAACGTCGGCAAGGAGATCGCCTCGCCCGGCGCGACCGTCGCCGCCCCCGTGGAGACCACCACCGCGGCCTCCGGAGCGCCCGTCTTCACCGCGCCCGCCAAGGCCGCCGGAGCCGGGATCTCCTCCCAGGACGACTTCGTCAAGGGCATCGTCGTCGGTGCCGGCCTGGTGCTGCTCGGCGTCGTCGTCGGCGGGATCTTCGGGCGGCGGCGTCCCTGA
- a CDS encoding amidase, protein MDTVSVDSTAREMVAAVRSREISARELLDLHLARIAERNPELNAIVSLDEERAREGAAAADEHLASGAEVGPLHGLPFAFKDTHAVAGWRTTYGSPLYADHVPDSDELIVERVRRAGVVVIGKTNVPEFAAGSHTFNTVFGTTRNPVDPSRSAGGSSGGAACALAAGMVPLADGSDMGGSLRNPASFCGVVGLRPSLGRVPEWPLYNQFETTSVGGPMARNVGDLALLLSVQAGPDPRTPQALGQPGSSFAPPLTGTLDGLRVALSADLGGAFDVDDAVASVVAGSAAVFAAGGAVVTEAHPDLAVADDTFRTLRAWHLQAKLGPLLREHPDSFKQSLADNIRLGESLTGADVARAYTQRTALAETMRRFFEQYDVLVLPVSQVPPFPADQEFPHAINGRPMATYLDWMRSAYLITVTGCPALALPAGRTPDGLPVGIQVVAPHGQERRLLEVASAFEAAH, encoded by the coding sequence ATGGACACCGTCTCGGTCGACTCGACCGCCCGCGAGATGGTCGCGGCGGTCCGGTCGCGGGAGATCTCGGCCCGCGAGCTGCTCGACCTGCACCTGGCCCGGATCGCCGAGCGCAACCCCGAGCTCAACGCGATCGTCAGCCTCGACGAGGAGCGGGCCCGGGAGGGTGCCGCGGCCGCCGACGAGCACCTGGCCTCGGGCGCCGAGGTCGGGCCGCTGCACGGCCTGCCGTTCGCCTTCAAGGACACCCACGCGGTCGCCGGGTGGCGCACCACCTACGGCTCACCGCTGTACGCCGACCACGTCCCGGACAGCGACGAGCTGATCGTCGAGCGGGTCCGGCGCGCGGGCGTGGTCGTGATCGGCAAGACCAACGTGCCGGAGTTCGCCGCCGGGTCGCACACCTTCAACACCGTCTTCGGCACCACCCGCAACCCGGTCGACCCGTCGCGCTCCGCGGGCGGGTCCTCGGGCGGCGCCGCGTGCGCCCTCGCCGCCGGCATGGTGCCGCTGGCCGACGGCTCCGACATGGGCGGGTCGCTGCGCAATCCGGCCTCCTTCTGCGGTGTGGTCGGGCTGCGCCCCTCGCTCGGCCGGGTGCCGGAGTGGCCGCTCTACAACCAGTTCGAGACCACCTCGGTCGGCGGCCCGATGGCCCGCAACGTCGGGGACCTCGCGCTCCTGCTGTCCGTCCAGGCCGGCCCCGACCCCCGCACCCCGCAGGCGCTCGGCCAGCCCGGGTCGTCCTTCGCTCCGCCCCTCACGGGCACGCTGGACGGTCTCCGCGTCGCGCTGTCGGCCGACCTCGGCGGTGCCTTCGACGTCGACGACGCGGTCGCGTCCGTGGTCGCCGGGTCCGCCGCCGTCTTCGCGGCCGGTGGCGCCGTCGTCACCGAGGCCCACCCCGACCTCGCGGTCGCCGACGACACCTTCCGCACCCTGCGCGCCTGGCACCTGCAGGCCAAGCTCGGCCCGTTGCTGCGCGAGCACCCCGACTCCTTCAAGCAGTCGCTGGCCGACAACATCCGGCTGGGGGAGTCCCTGACCGGCGCCGACGTGGCCCGCGCCTACACCCAGCGGACCGCGCTGGCCGAGACGATGCGCCGCTTCTTCGAGCAGTACGACGTGCTGGTGCTGCCCGTCTCGCAGGTGCCGCCGTTCCCGGCCGACCAGGAGTTCCCGCACGCCATCAACGGGCGGCCGATGGCGACCTACCTGGACTGGATGCGCTCGGCCTACCTCATCACCGTGACGGGCTGCCCGGCGCTCGCCCTGCCCGCCGGACGGACACCGGACGGCCTGCCCGTCGGCATCCAGGTCGTGGCGCCGCACGGCCAGGAGCGACGGCTGCTCGAGGTGGCTTCGGCATTCGAGGCCGCGCACTGA
- a CDS encoding SpoIIE family protein phosphatase, with amino-acid sequence MDALFRDADALLDAYAAVDWAATPLGAVDGWSPALRGAVDLMINTPNPVTLIWGAELVLVYNAAYAELIGGKHPAALGRRCVDVFPEAWDVIGPLLEGVLRGSGRVFMEDSYLPLHRNGFLEECWFNYAYSPVHAPDGSVEGVIDICNEVTTEVLAVRRLELLTRLANALATAESDDEVVARALEVLRADPADLVEVELWMGGTAPPDAALPQPPDVSTQIAETDQGNVAWLRLPTHDRVAKQARLVARLSAQLRPDGDFLDFLGLISVPIAQALDRVAARAGERSLSESLQRSLLTRPDTIGSLAVAVRYLPASEAMQIGGDWYDSFPLPDGGLCVVVGDVAGHDQRAAAAMAQLRNVTRGLAYAGAASPAQVLHGLDRVIDGLDVDVVATAVLATFAPAEEGHAVRWSNAGHPPPVLLRADGEVALLERRPDVLLGLTARPERDEHEVPLEPGDALVLYSDGLVERRGVDLEDSLGWLTDRLAGQQHLDPESLCERLLDGITRVEDDIALLVVRRGA; translated from the coding sequence GTGGACGCCCTCTTCCGTGACGCCGACGCGCTGCTCGACGCCTACGCGGCGGTCGACTGGGCAGCAACTCCGCTCGGTGCGGTGGACGGGTGGAGTCCGGCGCTGCGCGGTGCCGTCGACCTGATGATCAACACCCCCAATCCGGTGACCCTGATCTGGGGAGCGGAGCTGGTGCTCGTCTACAACGCGGCGTACGCCGAGCTCATCGGCGGCAAGCACCCGGCCGCCCTGGGTCGCCGCTGCGTCGATGTCTTCCCCGAGGCGTGGGACGTGATCGGCCCGCTCCTGGAGGGCGTGCTGCGCGGCTCCGGCCGGGTCTTCATGGAGGACAGCTACCTGCCGCTGCACCGCAACGGCTTCCTCGAGGAGTGCTGGTTCAACTACGCCTACTCGCCCGTGCACGCGCCCGACGGGTCGGTCGAGGGCGTCATCGACATCTGCAACGAGGTGACCACCGAGGTCCTGGCGGTGCGCCGCCTCGAGCTCCTGACCCGGTTGGCGAACGCGCTGGCCACCGCCGAGAGCGACGACGAGGTGGTCGCCCGCGCTCTCGAGGTACTCCGGGCGGACCCGGCCGACCTGGTCGAGGTGGAGCTGTGGATGGGAGGGACGGCACCGCCGGACGCCGCGCTCCCGCAGCCTCCCGACGTCTCCACCCAGATCGCCGAGACCGACCAGGGCAACGTCGCCTGGCTGCGGCTGCCCACGCACGACCGGGTGGCGAAGCAGGCCCGTCTGGTGGCCAGGCTCAGCGCGCAGCTGCGGCCCGACGGAGACTTCCTCGACTTCCTCGGCCTGATCTCGGTGCCGATCGCCCAGGCCCTCGACCGGGTGGCCGCGCGGGCCGGCGAGCGCTCGCTCTCGGAGTCCCTCCAGCGCAGCCTGCTCACCCGGCCGGACACCATCGGCTCGCTGGCGGTGGCGGTGCGCTACCTGCCCGCGAGCGAGGCGATGCAGATCGGCGGAGACTGGTACGACTCCTTCCCGCTGCCCGACGGCGGGCTCTGCGTGGTCGTCGGGGACGTGGCCGGGCACGACCAGCGCGCGGCGGCCGCGATGGCCCAGCTGCGCAACGTGACGCGCGGGCTGGCCTACGCCGGTGCCGCCTCGCCCGCCCAGGTGCTGCACGGCCTGGACCGCGTCATCGACGGACTCGACGTCGACGTGGTGGCCACCGCGGTGCTGGCGACCTTCGCGCCGGCCGAGGAGGGGCACGCGGTCCGGTGGAGCAACGCCGGGCACCCGCCCCCGGTGCTGCTGCGCGCCGACGGCGAGGTCGCGCTGCTCGAGCGCCGGCCCGACGTGTTGCTCGGCCTGACCGCGCGCCCGGAGCGGGACGAGCACGAGGTGCCGCTCGAGCCCGGTGATGCGCTGGTGCTCTACTCCGACGGCCTCGTCGAACGCCGGGGCGTCGACCTGGAGGACAGCCTCGGCTGGCTCACGGATCGGCTCGCCGGGCAGCAGCACCTCGACCCCGAGTCGCTCTGCGAGCGCCTGCTCGACGGCATCACGCGGGTCGAGGACGACATCGCCCTCCTCGTCGTACGCCGGGGCGCCTGA
- a CDS encoding lysophospholipid acyltransferase family protein, with translation MTATYSVLHSIVPPIARTVWRPTVRGLENVPTTGGVILASNHLSFVDSVVIPCVVPRKVVFLAKSDYFTGTGLKGLASRLWFEGIGMLPVDRDDSKAALASLDTALGVLGRGEAFGIYPEGTRSRDGRLYRGRTGVAHLALTAGVPVVPVGLTGTEKVQPVGSNVPRIVPITVEFGAPIHVAGRFDGVPQGRARREVTDEIMTAIQALSGQEEAGIYNARPEE, from the coding sequence GTGACCGCGACCTACAGCGTCCTGCACTCGATCGTTCCCCCGATCGCCCGCACCGTCTGGCGACCGACGGTGCGCGGGCTGGAGAACGTCCCGACGACCGGCGGCGTGATCCTGGCCAGCAACCACCTGAGCTTCGTGGACTCGGTGGTGATCCCGTGCGTGGTGCCGCGCAAGGTCGTCTTCCTCGCGAAGTCCGACTACTTCACCGGCACCGGCCTCAAGGGCCTGGCCTCCCGACTGTGGTTCGAGGGCATCGGGATGCTGCCGGTCGACCGCGACGACAGCAAGGCCGCGCTCGCCTCGCTGGACACGGCGCTCGGGGTCCTCGGCCGGGGCGAGGCGTTCGGCATCTACCCCGAGGGCACCCGCTCGCGCGACGGCCGGCTCTACCGCGGCCGCACCGGCGTCGCCCACCTCGCCCTCACCGCCGGGGTCCCGGTCGTGCCGGTCGGCCTGACCGGCACCGAGAAGGTCCAGCCGGTCGGCTCCAACGTGCCCCGGATCGTCCCGATCACGGTGGAGTTCGGTGCCCCGATCCACGTCGCCGGCCGCTTCGACGGGGTCCCCCAGGGTCGCGCCCGCCGCGAGGTCACCGACGAGATCATGACCGCCATCCAGGCCCTGTCGGGTCAGGAGGAGGCGGGGATCTACAACGCTCGTCCTGAGGAGTGA
- a CDS encoding hydantoinase/oxoprolinase family protein: MASPNPRTIRIGIDTGGTFTDVVAFDEESGELVTTKTPSTPGNPADGFLAGIDKVLGLLGAGPDTIDAVSHGTTVATNQLLEGKVDRLGFITTEGYEAMLEIARQSVPDGYGNSYFWVKPDRIVPRDLVKGVGGRLDFTGAEVRPFDEESARAAARWFRAQGINTLGVCFLHAYANPEHEERMRAVLAEEHPDAVVSLSSEVLREYREYERAMTTLVDAAVKPRLSAYVTNIKSRLEALDDRTIPFYVMKSNGGVLSADEVVHQPITTVLSGPAAGALGAALIAKVAGFDKVLTSDGGGTSTDVSVVIDGEPTLTTEGSVGAFPSKIPMIDVVTVGAGGGSIAWLSPEGTLKVGPQSAGADPGPLCYGKGGLDVTITDAHVFLGRIPPHLLGGEIPLDVDAAREGIQKLAEQLGLTPEACATGILEISAWNQANALRQVTVKRGLDVRDFTLTTFGGSGSLLLCRLVDVLGLPAVLVPPNPGNVSAFGLLTVDVKNDYVQTHVSLADHLDPASVATILDGLTAQAASALTKEGFAEGEHSFVRTADVRYFGQAFEVRVGVPDGPIDAAVLDEVAARFHAEHKALYGYDFAGDATQQVEWVNLRVSGIGPIQRPEIKRHPVSAGSTTGAATEKGRRQVCFDAAEGYVDTPVLWRPDLGPGTVVTGPAIIEEFGSTVPLHPGFTARIDEFLNIIVTRVDTAATPAATKENN, translated from the coding sequence ATGGCCTCCCCGAACCCCCGCACGATCCGGATCGGCATCGACACCGGCGGCACCTTCACCGATGTGGTCGCCTTCGACGAGGAGTCGGGGGAGCTGGTCACGACCAAGACCCCGTCCACGCCGGGCAACCCCGCCGACGGCTTCCTCGCCGGCATCGACAAGGTGCTCGGCCTCCTCGGCGCCGGCCCGGACACCATCGACGCGGTCAGCCACGGCACGACCGTCGCGACCAACCAGCTCCTCGAGGGGAAGGTGGACCGCCTCGGGTTCATCACCACCGAGGGCTACGAGGCGATGCTCGAGATCGCCCGTCAGTCGGTGCCCGACGGCTACGGCAACTCCTACTTCTGGGTGAAGCCCGACCGCATCGTGCCCCGTGACCTGGTCAAGGGCGTCGGCGGCCGGCTCGACTTCACCGGCGCGGAGGTGCGGCCCTTCGACGAGGAGTCGGCCCGCGCGGCCGCGCGCTGGTTCCGCGCCCAGGGCATCAACACCCTCGGCGTCTGCTTCCTGCACGCCTACGCCAACCCCGAGCACGAGGAGCGGATGCGCGCGGTGCTCGCCGAGGAGCACCCCGACGCCGTCGTCTCGCTCTCCAGCGAGGTGCTGCGCGAGTACCGCGAGTACGAGCGGGCGATGACCACGCTCGTCGACGCCGCGGTCAAGCCCCGGCTCTCGGCGTACGTCACCAACATCAAGAGCCGCCTCGAGGCGCTCGACGACCGGACCATCCCGTTCTACGTGATGAAGTCCAACGGCGGCGTGCTGTCGGCCGACGAGGTCGTCCACCAGCCCATCACCACGGTGCTGTCCGGCCCGGCCGCCGGTGCGCTCGGCGCCGCGCTGATCGCCAAGGTCGCCGGCTTCGACAAGGTGCTGACCTCCGACGGCGGCGGTACGTCGACCGACGTGTCGGTCGTCATCGACGGCGAGCCGACGCTGACCACCGAGGGCTCGGTCGGTGCCTTCCCGTCCAAGATCCCGATGATCGACGTGGTGACCGTCGGTGCCGGCGGTGGCTCGATCGCGTGGCTCTCGCCCGAGGGCACCCTCAAGGTCGGCCCCCAGTCGGCCGGTGCCGACCCCGGCCCGCTCTGCTACGGCAAGGGCGGCCTGGACGTCACCATCACCGACGCCCACGTCTTCCTCGGCCGGATCCCCCCGCACCTGCTGGGCGGAGAGATCCCGCTCGACGTGGACGCGGCCCGCGAGGGCATCCAGAAGCTGGCCGAGCAGCTCGGCCTGACCCCGGAGGCCTGCGCCACCGGCATCCTGGAGATCTCCGCCTGGAACCAGGCCAACGCGCTGCGCCAGGTCACCGTCAAGCGCGGGCTCGACGTCCGCGACTTCACGCTCACCACCTTCGGCGGCTCCGGCTCGCTGCTGCTGTGCCGCCTCGTCGACGTGCTCGGCCTGCCCGCCGTGCTGGTCCCGCCCAACCCGGGCAACGTCTCGGCCTTCGGCCTGCTGACCGTCGACGTGAAGAACGACTACGTGCAGACGCATGTCTCGCTCGCCGACCACCTCGACCCCGCGTCGGTGGCCACGATCCTCGACGGGCTCACCGCGCAGGCGGCCTCCGCCCTGACCAAGGAGGGCTTCGCCGAGGGCGAGCACTCCTTCGTCCGCACCGCCGACGTGCGCTACTTCGGCCAGGCCTTCGAGGTCCGCGTCGGCGTGCCCGACGGCCCGATCGACGCCGCGGTCCTCGACGAGGTGGCCGCCCGCTTCCACGCCGAGCACAAGGCGCTCTACGGCTACGACTTCGCCGGCGACGCCACCCAGCAGGTCGAGTGGGTCAACCTCCGCGTCTCGGGCATCGGCCCGATCCAGCGGCCCGAGATCAAGCGCCACCCGGTCTCGGCAGGCTCGACCACCGGAGCAGCGACCGAGAAGGGCCGCCGCCAGGTCTGCTTCGACGCCGCCGAGGGGTACGTCGACACGCCGGTCCTGTGGCGCCCCGACCTCGGTCCCGGCACCGTCGTGACCGGTCCGGCGATCATCGAGGAGTTCGGCTCCACGGTGCCGCTGCACCCCGGGTTCACCGCCCGTATCGACGAGTTCCTCAACATCATCGTCACCCGCGTCGACACCGCCGCCACGCCCGCCGCCACCAAGGAGAACAACTGA
- a CDS encoding hydantoinase B/oxoprolinase family protein → MCTSSAVTGFAAPADTGSGESRRAPTQFPFGHLTADAGASADPVLVEIVQGSLASVEMEVETAIGRTSRSPMIRDAHDFRAGIHDRLLRKLTGRSYSALVHPIARDFPIEEMREGDVFFHNDVYRSEGGIGHLPDLCVTVPVFAGAEGERRVVAFVQAFGHHDDIGGAVPGSMPSNATSVFEEGLMVPPIRLWDAGVPNRAALSIMTRNSRMPESLSADLDAECSACLMGARRLGELFDRYGIETVESCFDAIIDRTTTTYRREILSKIPVGSWVWEDYAEHDGVDEPMLHTQRITLTRTAAEDPEGERLILDFGGTSPQAKGPINHCGDYSDGVFLKKWLAPILRNLADTPERMAELDVNEGIVPLIEMRFPPPGTLLTPVFPAPTNARTFVILRLLGVLAGVVAKAVDGKMPADQETIRYTGVYGDDLEGRPYLMREVLGGGSGGRYYADGEDTIHVVPDSRNLPSEFTEARFPFRVESLGLAMDSGGAGQFRGGLGYEKQIRMLKDAHFMSIADRSILACWGVKGGLAGKPFQVTVDPGGPNEREVDALADAEPIKAGELVRIRTTGGGGWGNPLDRDPALVVRDVVWRKVSAEAALADYGVVLTGSLDDDSLGHDEAATAAERAGRPEASEAFFDRGPGYAHLAGGAAFAQVDLV, encoded by the coding sequence ATGTGCACCAGCTCCGCCGTGACCGGGTTCGCCGCCCCCGCCGACACGGGCAGCGGTGAGAGCCGCCGCGCTCCCACGCAGTTCCCCTTCGGCCACCTGACCGCCGACGCGGGCGCGAGCGCCGACCCGGTCCTCGTCGAGATCGTCCAGGGCTCCCTGGCCTCGGTCGAGATGGAGGTCGAGACCGCCATCGGCCGCACCAGCCGCAGCCCGATGATCCGCGACGCCCACGACTTCCGTGCCGGCATCCACGACCGGCTGCTGCGCAAGCTGACGGGCCGCTCCTACTCCGCGCTGGTGCACCCGATCGCCCGGGACTTCCCGATCGAGGAGATGCGCGAGGGGGACGTCTTCTTCCACAACGACGTCTACCGCTCCGAGGGCGGCATCGGGCACCTGCCTGACCTGTGCGTCACCGTGCCGGTGTTCGCGGGCGCGGAGGGCGAGCGCCGGGTCGTCGCGTTCGTGCAGGCCTTCGGCCACCACGACGACATCGGCGGCGCCGTGCCCGGCTCGATGCCCTCCAACGCCACCAGCGTCTTCGAGGAGGGCCTGATGGTCCCCCCGATCCGGCTCTGGGACGCCGGCGTGCCCAACCGGGCCGCGCTGAGCATCATGACCCGCAACTCCCGGATGCCCGAGTCGCTCTCCGCCGACCTCGACGCCGAGTGCTCGGCCTGCCTCATGGGCGCGCGCCGCCTCGGCGAGCTCTTCGACCGCTACGGCATCGAGACGGTCGAGTCCTGCTTCGACGCGATCATCGACCGGACCACCACGACGTACCGTCGCGAGATCCTCAGCAAGATCCCCGTCGGCAGCTGGGTGTGGGAGGACTACGCCGAGCACGACGGCGTCGACGAGCCGATGCTGCACACGCAGCGGATAACGCTGACCCGTACGGCGGCCGAGGACCCGGAGGGGGAGCGGCTGATCCTCGACTTCGGCGGCACCTCGCCCCAGGCCAAGGGACCGATCAACCACTGCGGCGACTACAGCGACGGCGTCTTCCTCAAGAAGTGGCTGGCCCCGATCCTGCGCAACCTCGCCGACACCCCCGAGCGGATGGCCGAGCTCGACGTCAACGAGGGCATCGTGCCGCTCATCGAGATGCGCTTCCCGCCGCCGGGCACGCTGCTCACGCCGGTCTTCCCGGCGCCGACCAACGCGCGCACGTTCGTGATCCTGCGGCTGCTCGGCGTGCTGGCCGGCGTGGTCGCCAAGGCGGTGGACGGCAAGATGCCCGCCGACCAGGAGACGATCCGCTACACCGGCGTCTACGGCGACGACCTCGAGGGGCGTCCCTACCTCATGCGCGAGGTCCTCGGCGGCGGCTCGGGCGGCCGTTACTACGCCGACGGCGAGGACACCATCCACGTCGTGCCGGACTCGCGGAACCTCCCCAGCGAGTTCACCGAGGCCCGCTTCCCGTTCCGCGTCGAGTCGCTCGGCCTGGCCATGGACTCCGGCGGCGCCGGCCAGTTCCGCGGCGGCCTGGGCTACGAGAAGCAGATCCGGATGCTCAAGGACGCGCACTTCATGTCCATCGCGGACCGCTCGATCCTGGCCTGCTGGGGCGTCAAGGGCGGCCTGGCCGGCAAGCCGTTCCAGGTCACCGTCGACCCCGGCGGCCCGAACGAGCGCGAGGTCGACGCCCTCGCCGACGCCGAGCCGATCAAGGCCGGCGAGCTGGTCCGGATCCGGACCACCGGTGGCGGCGGCTGGGGCAACCCGCTCGACCGCGACCCGGCCCTCGTGGTCCGCGACGTCGTGTGGCGCAAGGTGTCGGCCGAGGCCGCGCTCGCCGACTACGGCGTGGTCCTCACGGGCTCGCTCGACGACGACTCGCTGGGCCACGACGAGGCTGCCACCGCGGCCGAGCGCGCCGGCCGTCCGGAGGCGAGTGAGGCCTTCTTCGACCGCGGTCCGGGCTACGCCCACCTGGCCGGCGGTGCAGCCTTCGCCCAGGTCGACCTGGTGTGA
- a CDS encoding NAD(P)H-binding protein, whose product MNTRVAVVGGHGKTGRAVATALAARGADVVATGRAEWENLTAALAGCAAVYVIAPNLDVDEPGYVGHVLEAARKAEVGRVVYHSVASPHLPALPHHLDKAEAEDLVRRSGLPWTILQPGPYLQNLDLTTTVRLPYDAHATFGFADLADVGAAAAVVLLEGGHAGATYELASRVATVAELAAEAGVDVVVERPTGRPGSREEALLRAMFDYYDQHGLPVGTLPLRALLARAPLEE is encoded by the coding sequence GTGAACACCCGCGTAGCGGTCGTCGGAGGGCACGGCAAGACCGGCCGTGCCGTGGCGACCGCGCTCGCGGCCCGGGGCGCCGACGTCGTCGCCACGGGCCGGGCCGAGTGGGAGAACCTGACGGCCGCGCTCGCCGGCTGCGCGGCGGTCTACGTGATCGCGCCCAACCTGGACGTCGACGAGCCCGGCTACGTCGGGCACGTCCTCGAGGCGGCCCGCAAGGCCGAGGTCGGCCGGGTCGTCTACCACTCGGTCGCCTCGCCGCACCTGCCCGCGCTGCCGCACCACCTCGACAAGGCCGAGGCCGAGGACCTGGTCCGGCGCTCGGGGCTGCCCTGGACGATCCTCCAGCCGGGCCCCTACCTGCAGAACCTCGACCTCACCACCACCGTCCGGCTCCCGTACGACGCCCACGCGACGTTCGGGTTCGCCGACCTGGCCGACGTCGGGGCCGCCGCCGCGGTCGTGCTGCTGGAGGGCGGCCACGCGGGAGCGACGTACGAGCTGGCGTCGCGGGTCGCCACGGTGGCCGAGCTCGCCGCCGAGGCCGGTGTCGACGTCGTCGTGGAGCGGCCGACCGGGCGTCCGGGCAGCCGCGAGGAGGCCCTGCTGCGGGCGATGTTCGACTACTACGACCAGCACGGTCTCCCCGTCGGCACGCTGCCGTTGCGGGCCCTGCTGGCGCGCGCGCCGCTCGAGGAGTAG
- a CDS encoding CoA-acylating methylmalonate-semialdehyde dehydrogenase produces the protein MRTIDHWITGRPATGESTRTSPVFDPATGQQQAEVRLGSTADVGTAVAAAKAAFPDWSQTSLSARAKVLFAFRQLVHAQVDELAALITAEHGKVLSDAVGEVQRGLEVVEFACGIPQLLKGEYSDQVSAGVDSYSWREPLGVVAGITPFNFPAMVPMWMFPVAIACGNTFVLKPSERDPSVSLRLAELWREAGLPGGVFNVVHGDKEAVDALLDSPDVAAVSFVGSTPIARYIHERATATGKRVQALGGAKNHAIVLPDADVDFAADHLSAAAFGSAGERCMAVSAAVAVGASADRLVEALGERARAVAVGPGSDTTSEMGPVITRAAQQRILGLIDAGEAEGARVAVDGRGYVVPGHEDGFFVGPTLLDGVTTGMDVYRQEIFGPVLSVLRCRDVDEAIAMVNANPYGNGTAVFTNSGEAARRFQRGVHVGMIGINVPVPVPMAFHSFGGWKDSLFGDTHVHGPEGVRFYTRAKVVTARWPATSAASDASFHFPTSR, from the coding sequence ATGAGGACCATCGACCACTGGATCACCGGACGCCCCGCCACGGGGGAGTCCACCCGCACCTCACCCGTCTTCGACCCCGCCACCGGCCAGCAGCAGGCCGAGGTCCGCCTCGGCAGCACCGCCGACGTCGGCACGGCCGTGGCCGCGGCGAAGGCCGCTTTCCCGGACTGGTCGCAGACCTCGCTCAGCGCCCGCGCCAAGGTCCTGTTCGCCTTCCGCCAGCTCGTGCACGCGCAGGTCGACGAGCTCGCCGCGCTGATCACCGCCGAGCACGGCAAGGTCCTCTCCGACGCCGTGGGCGAGGTCCAGCGCGGGCTGGAGGTCGTCGAGTTCGCGTGCGGGATCCCGCAGCTGCTCAAGGGGGAGTACTCCGACCAGGTCTCGGCCGGCGTCGACAGCTACTCCTGGCGCGAGCCGCTCGGCGTGGTCGCCGGCATCACGCCGTTCAACTTCCCGGCGATGGTGCCCATGTGGATGTTCCCGGTGGCGATCGCCTGCGGCAACACCTTCGTCCTCAAGCCCAGCGAGCGCGACCCCTCGGTCTCCCTGCGCCTCGCCGAGCTGTGGCGCGAGGCCGGCCTTCCCGGCGGCGTCTTCAACGTGGTGCACGGCGACAAGGAGGCCGTCGACGCGCTCCTGGACTCGCCCGACGTCGCGGCCGTCTCCTTCGTCGGGTCCACCCCGATCGCCCGCTACATCCACGAGCGCGCCACCGCGACCGGCAAGCGCGTGCAGGCCCTCGGCGGGGCCAAGAACCACGCGATCGTGCTGCCCGACGCCGACGTGGACTTCGCCGCCGACCACCTCTCGGCCGCCGCCTTCGGCTCCGCCGGTGAGCGGTGCATGGCGGTCTCGGCCGCGGTCGCCGTCGGTGCCTCGGCCGACCGGCTCGTCGAGGCCCTGGGGGAGCGGGCCCGGGCGGTCGCGGTCGGTCCCGGCAGCGACACCACCAGCGAGATGGGCCCGGTCATCACGCGCGCCGCCCAGCAGCGGATCCTCGGGCTGATCGACGCCGGCGAGGCCGAGGGCGCCCGCGTCGCCGTCGACGGGCGGGGGTACGTCGTGCCCGGCCACGAGGACGGCTTCTTCGTCGGCCCGACGCTCCTCGACGGCGTCACCACCGGGATGGACGTCTACCGCCAGGAGATCTTCGGCCCGGTCCTGTCGGTGCTGCGCTGCCGCGACGTCGACGAGGCGATCGCGATGGTCAACGCCAACCCCTACGGCAACGGCACCGCGGTCTTCACCAACAGCGGCGAGGCGGCCCGCCGGTTCCAGCGCGGCGTCCACGTCGGGATGATCGGTATCAACGTGCCGGTGCCGGTCCCGATGGCGTTCCACTCCTTCGGCGGCTGGAAGGACTCGCTGTTCGGCGACACCCACGTGCACGGCCCCGAGGGCGTCCGGTTCTACACGCGGGCCAAGGTCGTCACGGCCCGCTGGCCCGCCACGAGCGCGGCCAGTGACGCGAGCTTCCACTTCCCGACCTCCCGCTGA